From the genome of Vulpes lagopus strain Blue_001 chromosome 2, ASM1834538v1, whole genome shotgun sequence, one region includes:
- the ZNF576 gene encoding zinc finger protein 576 — protein sequence MEDPHLEGAMEQQDSSQERSPRSPGGDICHLGAPQCTRCLITFADSKFQERHMKREHPADFVAQKLQGALFICFTCARSFPSSKALLAHQRSHGPAARPSTPVAPTAAHPTFPCPDCGKTFGQAASLRRHRQAHETRTPPGPFACTECGQDFAQEAGLHQHYIRHARGEL from the exons ATGGAGGACCCGCATCTCGAAGGGGCCATGGAGCAGCAGGATTCGTCCCAGGAGAGGAGTCCCCGCAGCCCAGGAGGCGACATCT GCCACCTGGGGGCCCCGCAGTGCACCCGCTGCCTCATCACCTTCGCCGATTCCAAGTTCCAGGAGCGTCACATGAAGCGGGAGCACCCAGCCGATTTCGTGGCCCAGAAGCTGCAGGGGGCCCTCTTCATCTGCTTCACCTGCGCCCGCTCCTTCCCCTCCTCAAAGGCCCTGCTCGCCCATCAGCGCAGCCACGGTCCAGCGGCCAGGCCCTCCACGCCAGTTGCACCCACCGCTGCCCACCCTACATTCCCCTGCCCTGACTGTGGCAAGACCTTTGGGCAGGCTGCTTCTCTGAGGCGGCACCGCCAGGCACATGAGACCCGCACCCCTCCAGGCCCCTTTGCCTGCACTGAGTGTGGTCAGGACTTTGCCCAAGAAGCTGGGCTGCATCAACACTACATCCGGCATGCCCGGGGGGAACTCTGA